In one Candidatus Nomurabacteria bacterium genomic region, the following are encoded:
- a CDS encoding YbaB/EbfC family nucleoid-associated protein, producing the protein MFNKLKQINDLRSKAKVLQESLSKEFVTGTSGWGDKVKITINGTQEVTNVEIDASAMDDREKLQSMVKDAANDAMKNLQKTMATKLKDMGGMDLANELGDLMKQ; encoded by the coding sequence ATGTTCAACAAACTCAAACAGATCAACGATCTTCGTTCCAAAGCAAAAGTCCTCCAAGAATCCCTTAGCAAAGAATTTGTTACCGGCACTTCTGGTTGGGGTGACAAAGTAAAAATCACAATTAATGGCACACAAGAAGTGACCAATGTCGAAATCGACGCTTCTGCCATGGATGACCGTGAAAAACTTCAATCAATGGTGAAAGATGCCGCAAACGACGCCATGAAGAATCTCCAAAAGACGATGGCAACCAAGCTCAAAGATATGGGTGGAATGGATCTCGCCAATGAACTTGGTGATTTGATGAAACAATAA
- the recR gene encoding recombination protein RecR: MSLPEPLRQAAAAFDSLPGVGPRAALRYAYWLVNQPKNVVDQFSRALTQLAERMHLCDTCGMWSESSPCSICSDSRRDQSVLCVIATSPDIRVIEDAGIFKGRYLVLGGTIDPIEGRTPETLNIAKLINRLSHADSPIKEVILALDANIPGDVTAMYLKKHLSSMNVRVTRLARGLPTGAALEYADAHTLNDAFQHRSES, encoded by the coding sequence ATGTCCCTACCTGAGCCATTACGGCAAGCTGCAGCCGCCTTCGACAGCCTCCCCGGCGTTGGTCCGAGGGCGGCTTTGCGTTATGCCTATTGGCTCGTGAACCAACCAAAAAACGTCGTCGACCAATTCTCACGCGCTCTCACCCAGCTCGCCGAGCGCATGCATCTCTGTGATACGTGTGGAATGTGGTCCGAATCCTCCCCTTGCAGCATTTGCTCTGACTCACGCCGTGATCAATCCGTGCTTTGTGTTATCGCGACCAGCCCAGATATTCGTGTAATCGAAGACGCAGGTATCTTTAAAGGACGCTATCTCGTTCTTGGTGGCACCATCGACCCTATCGAAGGTCGCACACCTGAAACGCTTAATATCGCCAAACTCATCAATCGCCTCTCTCATGCAGATTCACCTATCAAAGAAGTGATTCTCGCCTTAGACGCAAATATCCCTGGTGATGTAACCGCGATGTATTTGAAAAAGCACTTGAGCTCGATGAATGTGCGCGTTACACGTCTCGCACGTGGCTTACCGACGGGTGCAGCACTTGAATATGCGGATGCGCATACGTTAAATGACGCGTTTCAGCATAGGAGTGAATCATAG
- a CDS encoding NUDIX domain-containing protein codes for MLYKIANTFRRLYWWIRRPITIGARAIVTDGKSVLLVNHSYLKNWYLPGGGVGRGETLQDVVRRELKEEVGFVYDGALNLLATHSNFGEYKNDHIVLFEVKTSVFEPKGGGEVKEAKFFAFDHLPVDISPATKRRIEEYLKMKPREEMW; via the coding sequence ATGTTGTACAAAATCGCCAACACCTTCCGTCGTCTCTATTGGTGGATTCGTCGCCCGATCACTATCGGTGCTCGCGCTATCGTTACGGACGGGAAGAGTGTTTTATTGGTGAATCATTCGTATCTAAAGAATTGGTATTTACCCGGTGGGGGAGTTGGTCGTGGTGAGACGCTGCAAGATGTAGTGCGTCGTGAGCTTAAAGAAGAGGTGGGTTTTGTTTATGATGGTGCTTTGAACTTGCTCGCTACCCATTCAAATTTTGGTGAGTATAAGAATGATCACATCGTACTTTTTGAAGTGAAGACCTCGGTTTTTGAGCCAAAGGGAGGTGGAGAAGTGAAGGAGGCGAAGTTTTTTGCTTTCGATCATTTGCCGGTTGATATTTCACCAGCGACAAAAAGACGTATTGAAGAGTATCTAAAGATGAAGCCACGGGAAGAGATGTGGTAA